One genomic region from Haloprofundus salinisoli encodes:
- a CDS encoding carbon starvation CstA family protein, producing MVQIIWLVATVLVLFSVGYFGYSRYLARFVELDDANATPAHKYEDGQEYVPAKKPVLLGHHYSSIAGGAPIVGPITAGVVWGWVPALLWIAIGNPLMGATHDFVSLSASLRHEGKSIGYIIGEYVGQRGKNMLLWFAFLTIVLVVTVFALVVAIVFNAYPQAATASLIYIGLAVLLGIYLYQLNLPFIPGTVAFVVAMFVGVFVGIEYPLALVPGEGYPAGTIVLFSMDASWLPAASAFGANTAAWIPVVLVYGALASSLPVWVLLQPRDYLSSFLLYTGVGGALLAIIVGTFFGASQPLTTNLEPYYGFIGRGGLPLFPLLFITIACGTISGFHSLVSSGTTSKQLNKETDARLIGYGGMLGEGLLAVVALSAVAIVSPDVGSGIGLALPTFAEGGGIMLTSFGIPASFGGPFMALVLVSFLLTSTDTAVRLGRYMMEEIIDTPESPVESFAADRYGNTLIQTIPAYILIASGSWETLWALFGGANQLLAALALLTGTVWLANWSDSKQLVSTGGPMVVMVIITVLGLSWIAFYDNLYAKFLNSEWMASASILEILAGVTQVVIALTLIYLALSLVKLGYENVRKVRQEPGTGEFTPGDD from the coding sequence ATGGTGCAAATCATCTGGCTGGTGGCGACGGTTCTCGTACTGTTCAGCGTGGGGTATTTCGGCTACTCTCGATACCTCGCGCGCTTCGTCGAACTCGACGACGCGAACGCGACACCGGCGCACAAATACGAAGACGGACAGGAGTACGTCCCGGCGAAGAAGCCGGTGCTCTTGGGGCATCACTATTCGAGTATCGCGGGCGGCGCACCCATCGTCGGCCCCATCACGGCCGGCGTGGTGTGGGGCTGGGTGCCCGCGCTTCTGTGGATCGCCATCGGCAACCCGCTGATGGGCGCGACCCACGACTTCGTCTCGCTGTCGGCGAGTCTCCGACACGAGGGGAAGTCCATCGGCTACATCATCGGCGAGTACGTCGGCCAACGGGGCAAGAACATGCTGCTGTGGTTCGCGTTCCTCACCATCGTCCTCGTCGTCACCGTGTTCGCACTCGTCGTGGCGATCGTGTTCAACGCCTACCCGCAGGCGGCGACGGCGAGCCTGATCTACATCGGACTCGCGGTGCTGTTGGGGATCTACCTCTATCAGCTGAATCTCCCGTTCATTCCGGGGACCGTGGCGTTCGTCGTCGCGATGTTCGTCGGCGTGTTCGTCGGTATCGAGTACCCGCTCGCGCTGGTACCGGGCGAGGGGTACCCCGCGGGCACCATCGTCCTGTTCTCGATGGACGCGTCGTGGCTGCCGGCCGCGAGTGCGTTCGGGGCGAACACCGCCGCCTGGATTCCAGTCGTCCTCGTCTACGGTGCGCTCGCCAGCTCGCTCCCGGTGTGGGTGCTCTTGCAACCGCGCGACTACCTCTCGTCGTTCCTGCTGTACACCGGCGTCGGCGGCGCGCTGCTCGCCATCATCGTCGGTACGTTCTTCGGCGCGAGCCAACCGCTCACTACGAATCTCGAACCGTACTACGGGTTCATCGGGCGCGGCGGCTTACCGTTGTTCCCGCTGCTGTTCATCACTATCGCGTGCGGGACCATCAGCGGCTTCCACTCGCTCGTCTCCTCGGGGACGACCTCGAAGCAGCTGAACAAGGAGACCGACGCCCGTCTCATCGGCTACGGCGGGATGCTCGGCGAGGGTCTCTTGGCCGTCGTCGCGCTGTCGGCGGTGGCGATCGTCTCGCCCGACGTGGGCAGCGGTATCGGTCTCGCGCTCCCGACGTTCGCCGAGGGCGGCGGCATCATGCTCACGAGCTTCGGCATCCCGGCGAGCTTCGGCGGGCCGTTCATGGCCCTCGTGCTCGTGAGCTTCCTGCTCACCTCGACTGACACGGCCGTCAGGCTCGGCCGGTACATGATGGAGGAGATTATCGACACGCCCGAGTCGCCGGTCGAGTCGTTCGCGGCCGACCGGTACGGAAACACCCTAATCCAGACGATTCCCGCCTACATCCTCATCGCGAGCGGTTCGTGGGAGACGCTGTGGGCGCTCTTCGGGGGCGCGAACCAGCTGCTCGCCGCGCTGGCGCTGCTGACGGGGACGGTCTGGCTCGCGAACTGGAGCGACTCCAAGCAGCTCGTGAGCACCGGCGGCCCGATGGTGGTCATGGTCATCATCACGGTGCTCGGGCTGTCGTGGATCGCGTTCTACGACAACCTCTACGCGAAGTTCCTCAACTCTGAGTGGATGGCTTCCGCGAGTATCTTAGAGATACTCGCCGGGGTGACACAGGTCGTCATCGCGCTCACCCTCATCTACCTGGCGCTCTCGCTGGTGAAGCTGGGGTACGAGAACGTCCGAAAGGTCCGTCAGGAGCCCGGAACCGGCGAGTTCACCCCCGGCGACGACTAA
- a CDS encoding ArsA family ATPase — protein MRKFVFFGGKGGVGKTTVSSAYAYKCANAGLRTLVVSTDPAHSTSDVFDQQFDDTPKPVDGVSGLDAMELDPEEEVSRHLQGIKRSLSTQVSPAMVNEIDRQVEMAHQTPGAYEAALFDRFVDVMRDSDEYDRVVFDTSPTGGTLRLLSLPEFLEGWAERLLAKRKQSVRLFERAAIGGREPRRIREGDPVIAQLEERRDRFALAGKLLREEAAFFLVVNPDELSIRETRRAIGSLDDATLDVRGLIVNKLTPEPDDDENGRGARFLRDRVRTERERLKTLREEFDKPVVAEIVTRIAEVKGDLLADVAAEIDVEVRVEPVE, from the coding sequence ATGCGGAAGTTCGTCTTCTTCGGCGGCAAGGGCGGCGTAGGAAAGACCACGGTGTCGAGCGCGTACGCCTACAAGTGTGCGAACGCGGGACTCCGAACGCTCGTCGTCTCGACCGACCCCGCGCACTCGACCTCCGACGTGTTCGACCAGCAGTTCGATGACACGCCGAAACCGGTCGACGGCGTCTCCGGCCTCGACGCGATGGAGCTCGACCCGGAGGAGGAGGTGAGCCGTCACCTCCAGGGAATCAAGCGGTCGCTGTCGACGCAGGTGAGTCCGGCGATGGTCAACGAGATAGACCGGCAGGTCGAGATGGCGCATCAGACGCCCGGCGCGTACGAAGCGGCGCTGTTCGACCGCTTCGTCGACGTGATGCGCGACTCCGACGAGTACGACCGCGTCGTCTTCGACACCTCGCCGACCGGCGGGACGCTCCGCCTGCTGTCGCTACCGGAGTTTCTGGAGGGGTGGGCCGAGCGCCTGCTCGCCAAGCGGAAACAGAGCGTCCGCCTGTTCGAGCGAGCGGCCATCGGCGGGAGAGAGCCGAGACGGATACGCGAGGGCGACCCCGTCATCGCGCAGTTAGAGGAGCGCCGCGACCGGTTCGCGCTCGCGGGGAAACTGCTCCGCGAGGAGGCGGCCTTCTTCCTCGTCGTCAACCCCGACGAACTGTCGATTCGGGAAACCAGACGGGCCATCGGCTCGCTCGACGACGCGACGCTCGACGTACGCGGCCTCATCGTCAACAAACTCACACCCGAACCCGACGACGACGAGAACGGCCGGGGCGCGCGCTTCCTGCGCGACAGGGTCCGGACCGAACGCGAGCGCCTGAAGACGCTGCGCGAGGAGTTCGACAAACCGGTCGTCGCCGAAATCGTGACGCGCATCGCGGAGGTGAAAGGCGACCTGCTGGCCGACGTGGCCGCGGAGATCGACGTCGAAGTGCGGGTAGAACCGGTTGAATGA
- a CDS encoding CobW family GTP-binding protein encodes MTQTIPVTILSGSLGAGKTTLLNQLLRNAGDRNIAVLVNDMGDLNVDAELVSANSDLSVGDGVAELSNGCICCELQDDLETAVTRLARNRDFDVLVVESSGISEPEPVARLFTTGSRAAALYEVDSLVTVLDSRLFYDAFGGEGVAERRGTDEDDSRPLSDLLVEQVEFANVVLLNKADLVSEAEMAAVEEMVRALSPDAEILRTTESAVDPDRLFDRKLYDPATAAEMAGWRQALDADDASDESRGHDGHDDHGHDGHSHDDHGHDGHDEHDGHDHRHPDEVYGVSSFTYRRRRPFHPGRFAALLSDLPSNVVRSKGTCWVAGRESPIVVGQAGPSVRAEAAGQWIASLPEVDQELYRANRRDLAWDDEWGDRRTAFVVIGTDLDEEATTATLDDCLLTDEEMDADWGAFENPFPRQGEELVVTEP; translated from the coding sequence ATGACGCAGACGATTCCCGTGACGATTCTCAGCGGGAGCCTCGGTGCGGGGAAGACGACGCTGCTCAACCAGCTGCTGCGAAACGCCGGCGACCGAAACATCGCCGTCCTCGTCAACGACATGGGCGACCTCAACGTCGACGCGGAACTGGTGAGCGCGAACTCGGACCTCTCGGTCGGCGACGGCGTCGCCGAACTCTCGAACGGCTGTATCTGCTGCGAACTGCAGGACGACCTCGAGACCGCGGTCACGCGACTGGCGCGGAACCGCGACTTCGACGTGCTCGTCGTCGAGTCCTCGGGTATCAGCGAACCCGAACCGGTCGCGCGCCTGTTCACCACCGGGTCGCGCGCGGCGGCGCTGTACGAGGTCGACTCGCTCGTGACGGTGCTCGACAGTCGCCTGTTCTACGACGCCTTCGGCGGCGAGGGCGTCGCCGAGCGCCGCGGCACCGACGAGGACGACAGCCGTCCGCTCTCGGACCTGCTGGTCGAGCAGGTCGAGTTCGCCAATGTCGTGCTCCTGAACAAAGCCGACCTCGTCTCCGAGGCGGAGATGGCCGCCGTCGAGGAGATGGTGCGGGCGCTCAGCCCCGACGCCGAGATTCTCCGGACGACGGAGTCGGCGGTCGACCCCGATCGGCTGTTCGACCGAAAGCTGTACGACCCGGCGACGGCCGCCGAGATGGCCGGGTGGAGGCAGGCGCTCGACGCCGACGACGCGAGCGACGAGAGCCGCGGCCACGACGGTCACGACGACCACGGCCACGATGGTCACAGTCACGACGACCACGGCCACGATGGTCACGACGAACACGACGGCCACGACCACCGCCATCCCGACGAGGTGTACGGCGTCTCGTCGTTCACCTATCGTCGCCGCCGCCCGTTCCACCCCGGACGGTTCGCCGCGCTGCTCTCCGACCTCCCATCGAACGTCGTCCGCTCGAAGGGAACCTGCTGGGTCGCCGGGCGGGAATCACCCATCGTCGTCGGCCAGGCGGGGCCGTCGGTGCGCGCCGAGGCGGCCGGTCAGTGGATAGCGAGTCTCCCCGAGGTCGACCAGGAACTGTACCGGGCGAACCGCCGCGACCTGGCGTGGGACGACGAGTGGGGCGACCGGCGCACCGCGTTCGTCGTCATCGGCACCGATCTCGACGAGGAGGCGACGACGGCGACGCTCGACGACTGTCTGCTCACCGACGAGGAGATGGACGCCGACTGGGGGGCGTTCGAGAACCCGTTCCCGAGACAGGGGGAGGAACTCGTCGTCACCGAACCCTGA
- a CDS encoding SRPBCC family protein: protein MHEVTVSRFVRAPPRVVRRALTPEAIIQYEGSFEVRGVEETEDGPVVVAGTSRFQFALRFETLDDGLYYEQDGEAGPFDAMETTVTVAAENEGSRVTTRSSVSLGLPLSTVTDRVAAWKRKGELKRALDALAADVG, encoded by the coding sequence ATGCACGAGGTGACGGTCTCTCGGTTCGTCCGCGCGCCCCCGCGGGTCGTCCGACGCGCGCTCACACCCGAGGCGATAATCCAGTACGAGGGGAGCTTCGAGGTCCGCGGCGTCGAAGAGACCGAGGACGGCCCCGTCGTCGTCGCCGGCACGAGTCGCTTCCAGTTCGCGCTCCGCTTCGAGACGCTCGACGACGGCCTCTACTACGAGCAGGACGGCGAGGCGGGACCGTTCGACGCGATGGAGACGACGGTGACCGTCGCCGCCGAGAACGAGGGGTCGCGGGTGACGACGCGCTCGTCGGTGAGTCTCGGCCTTCCGCTGTCGACCGTCACCGACCGTGTCGCGGCGTGGAAACGGAAGGGCGAGTTGAAGCGCGCACTGGACGCCTTGGCCGCGGACGTGGGGTGA
- a CDS encoding TylF/MycF/NovP-related O-methyltransferase — protein MTETRTRAIATLKRVYRLGLLVLSVPIVLGEYFDSDTGAAYGVDFGTKCRLVAQMFRNNLRLPTGSSFVEHLVVAAKILQIPPGEEGVVVECGCYLGGSTANLSLVTGLCDRKLVVFDSFEGMPEPDERDEAHVLMQSEQVHTYEAGSWHGSLDDVRRNVAARGDIDACEFVEGYFEETLPAFDRPVALVFLDVGLRGSAETCLEELWPLLRREGYLFTHDVKHMEISSLFFDQAWWRDHLDRDAPGLVGAGSGVGLHPQRNGFGSLLGYVVKDPRLDRFEWVEERGAGAYGDEMLRDE, from the coding sequence ATGACAGAGACACGAACACGGGCGATAGCGACGCTGAAACGGGTATACAGACTCGGGCTGCTCGTGCTCAGCGTACCCATCGTCCTCGGCGAGTACTTCGACTCCGACACCGGCGCGGCCTACGGCGTCGACTTCGGAACGAAGTGTCGCCTCGTCGCCCAAATGTTCCGGAACAACCTCCGGCTTCCGACGGGGTCGTCGTTCGTCGAACACCTCGTCGTCGCCGCGAAGATACTGCAGATACCGCCCGGCGAGGAGGGCGTCGTCGTCGAGTGCGGCTGTTATCTCGGCGGGAGCACGGCGAACCTCTCGCTCGTGACGGGACTCTGCGACCGGAAGCTCGTCGTGTTCGACTCCTTCGAGGGGATGCCCGAACCCGACGAGAGGGACGAGGCGCACGTCCTCATGCAGTCCGAGCAGGTACACACGTACGAAGCCGGGTCGTGGCACGGGTCGCTCGATGACGTCCGCCGAAACGTCGCCGCTCGCGGCGACATCGACGCGTGCGAGTTCGTGGAGGGCTACTTCGAGGAGACGCTCCCGGCGTTCGACCGCCCGGTCGCGCTCGTCTTCCTGGACGTGGGTCTTCGAGGCTCGGCGGAGACGTGTCTCGAGGAGCTCTGGCCGCTGCTTCGACGGGAGGGGTATCTGTTCACTCACGACGTGAAACACATGGAGATCTCGTCGCTGTTCTTCGACCAAGCGTGGTGGCGCGACCACCTCGACAGAGACGCGCCCGGACTCGTCGGCGCGGGCAGCGGCGTCGGCCTCCACCCGCAGCGAAACGGCTTCGGAAGTCTGCTCGGCTACGTCGTCAAAGACCCGCGACTCGACCGGTTCGAGTGGGTAGAAGAGCGCGGCGCGGGAGCCTACGGCGACGAGATGCTTCGAGACGAGTGA
- a CDS encoding GNAT family N-acetyltransferase → MSPTTESARAGPSAETRCDGEYRIRGYEAGDGDGLLALDRTVWDRQRGREWFEWKYVENPYVDHVPIFVAERDGEIVGARPFLVLPLRGPDATGIAFQPADTMVHPDHRRRGLFTQMTTAALSYYADADDGPDLYFNFPNDASRPGYEKLGWRDAGRRTTFYRVQNPSSLVGTRLSEVGESVARLTTPVARRYYRNRDRAARTDRQFVVHRHRTLPVDRLAALYERSIPDRLHAHRDAAFYRWRMGSPLWGRLTYVVENDEGPLAALVARTRTTKDGVTITQFAELAPLVGGDEWLTGVARLFDAALEEHADSDIVAVSESGVPREFLAERGFLADDERPLSLLTRSRVTVVSRPATENGPREFGGVPLDERESWYVSFLERDTT, encoded by the coding sequence ATGTCCCCGACGACAGAGTCCGCCCGGGCCGGGCCGAGCGCGGAGACCAGATGCGACGGCGAGTATCGAATCCGGGGCTACGAGGCGGGCGACGGAGACGGTCTGCTGGCGCTCGACCGAACCGTGTGGGACCGCCAGCGCGGCCGCGAGTGGTTCGAGTGGAAGTACGTCGAGAACCCCTACGTCGACCACGTCCCGATTTTCGTCGCCGAGCGCGACGGCGAGATAGTCGGCGCGCGACCGTTTCTCGTCCTGCCGCTCCGCGGGCCGGACGCGACCGGAATCGCCTTCCAACCGGCGGATACGATGGTCCACCCCGACCACCGGCGGCGAGGGTTGTTCACGCAGATGACGACGGCGGCGCTGTCGTACTACGCCGACGCCGACGACGGTCCCGACCTCTACTTCAACTTCCCGAACGACGCGTCGCGGCCGGGTTACGAGAAACTCGGCTGGCGGGACGCGGGTCGGCGGACGACGTTCTACCGGGTCCAGAACCCGAGTTCGCTCGTCGGTACCCGCCTCAGCGAGGTCGGCGAGTCGGTCGCGCGGTTGACGACGCCCGTCGCCCGGCGCTACTACCGAAACCGTGACAGGGCCGCTCGAACCGACCGCCAGTTCGTCGTCCACAGACACCGAACGCTACCGGTCGACCGCCTCGCGGCGCTGTACGAGCGGTCGATACCGGACCGACTCCACGCCCACCGCGACGCGGCGTTCTACCGCTGGCGCATGGGGAGTCCGCTCTGGGGACGGCTGACGTACGTCGTCGAGAACGACGAAGGGCCGCTCGCCGCGCTCGTCGCACGGACGCGAACGACGAAGGACGGCGTCACCATCACGCAGTTCGCCGAACTCGCGCCGCTCGTCGGCGGCGACGAGTGGCTGACCGGCGTCGCCCGACTGTTCGACGCCGCGCTCGAAGAGCACGCCGACTCCGACATCGTCGCCGTCTCCGAGAGCGGAGTGCCGCGGGAGTTCCTCGCCGAGCGGGGCTTTCTCGCCGACGACGAGCGGCCGCTGTCGCTTCTGACCCGAAGTCGAGTGACCGTCGTCTCGCGCCCGGCGACCGAGAACGGGCCGCGGGAGTTCGGCGGCGTGCCGTTGGACGAACGCGAAAGTTGGTACGTCTCGTTTCTCGAACGAGACACGACGTGA
- the upp gene encoding uracil phosphoribosyltransferase — MPIEDRDDAYLITHALAKDTLSKLRDVKTEQVAFRKGLVKLGRIAGYEIIDGAMETEFVSIETPMAETTGECVKGLDDVVIVNVLRAATPFVEGLLKAFPRAKQGVISAGRDEDAGMNDEGEFPIKIDYVKLPEITEKDTVIVADPMLATGSTMCTVLDHVLEEADGFENLFVLSAVSAPDGLLRVGGQFEEADLLTVAIDDHLDEHGYIIPGLGDAGDRAFRTK; from the coding sequence ATGCCCATCGAAGACCGCGACGACGCGTACCTCATCACCCACGCGCTCGCCAAGGACACGCTCTCGAAGCTGCGAGACGTCAAGACCGAACAGGTCGCCTTCCGGAAAGGCCTCGTGAAACTCGGCCGCATCGCCGGCTACGAGATTATCGACGGTGCGATGGAGACCGAGTTCGTCTCCATCGAGACGCCGATGGCCGAGACGACCGGCGAGTGCGTGAAAGGGCTCGACGACGTCGTCATCGTCAACGTCCTCCGCGCCGCCACCCCGTTCGTCGAGGGGCTGTTGAAGGCGTTCCCTCGCGCGAAACAGGGCGTCATCAGCGCCGGCCGCGACGAGGACGCAGGCATGAACGACGAGGGCGAGTTCCCCATCAAGATCGACTACGTGAAACTCCCCGAAATCACGGAGAAGGACACCGTCATCGTCGCCGACCCGATGCTCGCCACCGGGAGCACGATGTGCACCGTCTTGGACCACGTACTGGAGGAGGCCGACGGCTTCGAGAATCTGTTCGTCCTCTCCGCGGTGTCGGCACCCGACGGGCTGCTGCGCGTCGGCGGCCAGTTCGAGGAGGCCGACCTGCTCACCGTCGCCATCGACGACCACCTCGACGAGCACGGCTACATCATCCCCGGCCTCGGCGACGCCGGCGACCGCGCGTTCCGCACGAAGTAG
- a CDS encoding S9 family peptidase, whose amino-acid sequence MRHVSAADYHDIAKPESPRLSPDGEQVAFVRKVPTDDESYEATIYLVPADGSDEPRRFTVDEGVDSQPRWSPSGDRLAFVSTRGEDDDRPQLWVVPRDGGEAQQVTEVPGGVSAPAWSPDGSRIAFVQATTEDEREAELDLSIADEEEYERETPDPRVVDRLVYRQLARYIDGTRGHVYVADVESGEIERLTDGDYDHSSPSWSDETTLYYTSKRTEDPDDNVYVDVFAYDTEAGKEEHVLQTTGWGTGLAVAGDGRVVYARTPEDRTSMRQTDLELFDPDSEETTTLTADIDRTVGAVGFQWDPDEEFVYFVTPDEGDYVCRRVDDGGTAVEVVAGDGHITDISAGDEAVVYAKSEWDHPGDVFVSVGGDETRLTELNADYLADLDVGEPEELRFESDDGVEVQGWVLTPPEFDDSQTYPLAVEIHGGPHAMWSTSGTMWHEFQTLAARGYVVFWSNPRGSTGYGEAFEMAIERDWGSVTMTDVMAGAELVAERDYVDAENAFVTGGSFGGFMTGWIVGHTDFFRGAVAQRGVYDLSSFYGSTDAFKLVEWDFGAKPWDEPEFLWEQSPVAHAANATTPTLVVHSDNDFRVPVNNGEMFYLFLKKNGVDTRLIRYPREGHELSRSGEPGHVVDRIERIARWFDGYSDHHDVPPALERGDDGLSAGEDGDDADGDEE is encoded by the coding sequence ATGCGACACGTCAGCGCCGCTGATTACCACGACATCGCCAAGCCGGAGAGCCCTCGGCTGTCTCCGGACGGCGAGCAGGTCGCCTTCGTCCGGAAGGTGCCGACAGACGACGAATCGTACGAAGCGACCATCTATCTCGTTCCCGCCGACGGCAGCGACGAGCCTCGACGGTTCACCGTCGACGAGGGCGTCGATAGCCAACCGCGTTGGAGTCCGAGCGGCGACCGCCTCGCGTTCGTCTCTACGCGCGGCGAGGACGACGACCGCCCGCAGCTGTGGGTCGTCCCCAGGGACGGCGGCGAGGCCCAGCAGGTAACGGAGGTTCCCGGCGGCGTCAGCGCGCCCGCGTGGAGTCCCGACGGCAGCCGAATCGCGTTCGTGCAGGCGACGACCGAAGACGAACGCGAAGCGGAGCTCGATTTGAGCATCGCCGACGAGGAGGAGTACGAGCGCGAGACGCCCGACCCGCGGGTCGTCGACCGACTCGTCTACCGCCAGCTCGCCCGCTACATCGACGGCACGCGCGGCCACGTCTACGTCGCCGACGTCGAATCCGGAGAGATCGAACGACTCACCGACGGCGACTACGACCACAGCAGCCCCTCCTGGAGCGACGAGACGACGCTGTACTACACCTCCAAGCGCACCGAGGACCCCGACGACAACGTCTACGTCGACGTGTTCGCCTACGACACCGAGGCGGGCAAGGAAGAACACGTCCTCCAGACGACCGGATGGGGCACGGGTCTCGCCGTCGCCGGCGACGGCCGCGTTGTCTACGCTCGTACCCCCGAGGACCGCACCTCGATGCGACAGACGGACCTCGAACTGTTCGACCCCGACTCCGAGGAGACCACGACGTTGACCGCCGACATCGACCGCACCGTCGGCGCGGTTGGCTTCCAGTGGGACCCCGACGAGGAGTTCGTCTACTTCGTCACGCCCGACGAAGGCGACTACGTCTGCCGCCGCGTCGACGACGGCGGAACGGCGGTCGAAGTCGTCGCCGGCGACGGCCACATCACCGACATCTCGGCGGGCGACGAGGCGGTCGTCTACGCGAAGAGCGAGTGGGACCATCCCGGCGACGTCTTCGTCTCCGTCGGCGGCGACGAGACGCGCCTCACCGAACTCAACGCCGACTACCTCGCCGACCTCGACGTGGGCGAACCCGAGGAGCTCCGCTTCGAATCCGACGACGGCGTCGAGGTGCAGGGCTGGGTGCTGACGCCGCCGGAGTTCGACGACTCGCAGACGTACCCGCTGGCAGTCGAGATTCACGGTGGCCCGCACGCGATGTGGTCCACCTCGGGGACGATGTGGCACGAGTTCCAGACGCTCGCGGCGCGCGGCTACGTCGTCTTCTGGTCGAACCCGCGAGGGTCGACCGGCTACGGCGAGGCGTTCGAGATGGCCATCGAGCGCGACTGGGGGAGCGTGACGATGACCGACGTGATGGCGGGCGCGGAACTGGTCGCCGAGCGCGACTACGTCGACGCGGAGAACGCCTTCGTCACCGGCGGGTCGTTCGGCGGCTTCATGACCGGCTGGATCGTCGGCCACACCGACTTCTTCCGCGGCGCGGTCGCCCAGCGCGGCGTTTACGACCTCTCGTCCTTTTACGGGTCGACGGACGCGTTCAAACTCGTCGAGTGGGACTTCGGCGCGAAGCCGTGGGACGAACCGGAGTTCCTCTGGGAGCAGTCGCCGGTGGCTCACGCCGCGAACGCGACGACGCCGACGCTCGTCGTCCACTCGGACAACGACTTCCGCGTCCCCGTCAACAACGGTGAAATGTTCTACCTCTTCCTGAAGAAAAACGGCGTCGACACCCGCCTCATCCGCTACCCGCGCGAGGGTCACGAGCTCTCGCGCTCGGGCGAACCGGGCCACGTCGTCGACCGCATCGAGCGCATCGCCCGCTGGTTCGACGGTTACTCGGACCACCACGACGTCCCGCCGGCGCTGGAGCGCGGCGACGACGGCCTCTCGGCGGGAGAGGACGGGGACGACGCGGACGGCGACGAAGAATAG
- a CDS encoding TAXI family TRAP transporter solute-binding subunit, producing MARYLNRRKFITATGAAGLVGLAGCSDGGNGGDGGDGGDGGTGGDGGNGGDGGNDSDGGGGNGGNNQLSWHAGGTGGTYYPLSNQFKSVVESNTDYTLQVQSTGASVENAGSLGSGNADFALLQNDVAYFAVNGEGIDAFQGNAIPNIRGVATLYPETIHVVTPGNSDIQTIQDLSGATINTGDLGSGTQVDARQILEAVGVTDYTEQNTDFSQAAEQVQNGDVDAAFVVGGWPVGAIEDLANNSNIRLVEISGDAREQVKQAGSYFADDEIPAGTYSGIDEPVQTVAVQAMIATNEEQSEEVVQSVTEAIFENTDQINIKQEFITADTAQDGMSIELHPGAQAYFDSAGTGGSGNETSGNETSGNESN from the coding sequence ATGGCTCGCTATCTCAATCGGCGGAAGTTTATCACTGCGACCGGTGCGGCCGGCCTCGTCGGCCTCGCTGGTTGTTCAGACGGTGGAAACGGCGGCGACGGCGGCGACGGCGGCGACGGCGGCACTGGCGGCGATGGTGGCAACGGCGGCGACGGCGGAAACGACAGCGACGGTGGCGGCGGAAACGGCGGCAACAATCAACTCTCGTGGCACGCCGGCGGGACCGGCGGCACGTACTACCCGCTGTCGAACCAGTTCAAGAGCGTCGTCGAGTCGAACACCGACTACACCCTGCAGGTGCAGTCGACGGGTGCCAGCGTCGAGAACGCCGGAAGTCTCGGCAGCGGCAACGCCGACTTCGCGCTCCTGCAGAACGACGTCGCGTACTTCGCGGTCAACGGCGAGGGCATCGACGCGTTCCAGGGTAACGCCATCCCGAACATCCGCGGCGTGGCGACGCTCTACCCCGAGACCATCCACGTGGTGACGCCCGGTAACTCCGACATCCAGACGATTCAGGACCTCAGCGGCGCGACCATCAACACCGGCGACCTCGGCAGCGGGACGCAGGTCGACGCCCGACAGATTCTCGAAGCCGTCGGCGTCACCGACTACACCGAGCAGAACACCGACTTCTCGCAGGCCGCAGAGCAGGTTCAGAACGGCGACGTCGACGCGGCGTTCGTCGTCGGCGGCTGGCCGGTCGGCGCTATCGAGGACCTCGCCAACAACAGCAACATCCGTCTCGTCGAGATCTCCGGCGACGCCCGCGAGCAGGTCAAGCAGGCCGGGTCGTACTTCGCCGACGACGAGATTCCCGCCGGCACCTACAGCGGCATCGACGAACCCGTCCAGACCGTCGCCGTGCAGGCGATGATCGCGACCAACGAAGAACAGTCCGAAGAGGTCGTTCAGTCGGTGACCGAAGCCATCTTCGAGAACACCGACCAGATCAACATCAAACAGGAGTTCATCACCGCCGACACCGCCCAGGACGGCATGTCCATCGAACTCCACCCCGGCGCGCAGGCGTACTTCGACTCCGCCGGCACCGGCGGCAGCGGTAACGAGACGAGCGGTAACGAGACGAGCGGCAACGAGTCGAACTAA